The genomic DNA AAGCACCAATTTATCCTCTGTATTTAAGTGTGCTCTTTTGAGAAGTAGTTTTTGAAGGCTTATGTTCAGGAAGTCTATAAATGAGATGCTTACAATTTTCTTGGCAGGCCTACAGTATATTACAGTCCAAACCTTAAATACTTAAGGTTGTTTTAAATCTCCCTTCCTGAAAATTGTTCTGTAACATATCTGTTTATTTTGTTCTTAGATGATGGACCCAGTATTCAGCAAGTGTTAGCAGAGCTAACTAATCAGAGGACGGTGCCTAATGTATTTGTGAATGGAATACATATAGGTGGCTGTGATGCAACTTACAAggtaacttttctttaaaaaatcagCTGAAAGTAGACAAGACTACTGAGTAAATTTGCTGTTTGCTCATAATTAAATTTTGTGTGACATAGTAGACTGGGTGATCTAGGTCAGAAAAGGCAACATAATTCAGTTTTTGTTTGCTCAGAAATGTGTGTGataatttgattttctttttttaataggctTATCAGGATGGATCACTGCAGAAACTTCTTGGGGACAGCAAAGATGTAGAACCCTATGATTATGATCTCATTATTATTGGTGGTGGCTCAGGTGGACTTGCATGTTCCAAGGTATGACGTGAAAATTGCATTAAAGAACAGGTTGTATGTGAAACTTCTTAAAAATTGGTGTCTGTATTAATCACAATAGTATAAATCAGTCTATATTTTGGTGATTATTACTGTTCAACTTGTTAATTAATGAATCAGTAGTGGTCTAGTAATGTGCTCACTCAAGAGATCATGGTTTGTGTGCATCAGTTTCTAGCCAATGCTCATTCAGGTCTTGATCCTAATAATAGGTTTTAGGTTCCTGGCTGAGGGTGGAACCAAAAGTTTAAGTATCTCTTCTCATGTGTAGTACGCAGGCACTTTAACACTTCCAAACAGTAATCTGGCAAACCTGAAAGCTACTCTTGAAGTACTTCTGGCTGTGGAAGATTCAGGATCACAAGTCACCTAAAATGAAGTGCTTTCAGCTGTTCTCTCAAGGAAAGGGCTCACTTTTTAGTTCTCTTTCTAGTGTCTTTTTCAGAAATGATGGTAGAGCTTGTGTACCTGTTACACAaatagctgtttttcagagtGCCTCAGGACCTaagatgcagattcaattttctGTCATACCTGGGGGATTTGAACCCACAATTCACACCTCTCAGCCAGGTATCCTAACCATCAGTTTATGGTTTGGGCATGATGATGTTATTCTTGACAGCCTTGGCAATTGCTGTACGACAATAGTTAAGCATGCAACTTTCACTAGATACATACAAGAAAGGCAGGAGAAGATGACATAGTactcacccttctcatagagcaTATTGTGTATTGTGAGTGTAAATGAGCAGACAGGTTTTCTTGGGCAGGCAAATGCTCAGTAATGCTGACTTGTCTCTGTATTTTATAGGAAGCTGCTACCTTGGGAAAGAAAGTAATGGTGTTAGATTATGTTGTTCCAACACCTCTCGGAACCTCATGGGGTAAGTTCTGTTAACTTGTATTTTATGATGTTTGAGTTGTTGAGGTACATATTGAGTTGTTAGATACTATGGATTTGTGTTCTTAGAAATTGTGGCTGAATTCCTGTGATTCTAGGACATGGGATAACAAAGGAGTTGTTTTCCTTGGCTTTTCTGGACAGTTATTTCTGTGCATTGCTAACTCTCAGTTCTTTGTCAAATGTTGTTCTAGTTCTGTTCACTCTCAAATCGTGTCCGggtaatatatgtgtgtgtgtctgttcacATTctcatgttttggggtttttctgggGGGACTTTCAGTTCTTCTATTTCTCTTTCATGGACAAATGATCTAGGCTACCTCTAGGACAGTGTGGCTATGTGGCTGTGCATGCCTCACACAGGTAATAACATGGTTCTTTCCATCTTAGGACTTGGTGGCACATGTGTAAATGTAGGTTGCATTCCTAAGAAGCTAATGCATCAAGCAGCACTTCTGGGTCAGGCGCTCCAAGACTCGAGGAAATACGGGTGGCAGTATGAAGAACAAGGTTAGTGCGACCACAGAGCACAGACCAAAACATTGTAAGATGAGACTGAGCTTAAGGTCGTTCTGATGCTTTGGACCTAGTAAACTACAGGGAGAGGTCAGTCATTTTCTTGGGTGAATCAAAAGGCGTCCTCCTCTTTGAGTCACAGAAACCCTTAGGATTGAAAGCTAATTGTGTTTTGTTCCCTATATCATCTGAATTAAATGGAAGATCTTCATATAGTATCAAGTTAGGTAAAGACTAATATGTATCCTCGCTACTGACGATAATGATGTTTTCTTAGCATGATGTACAATGAATAAGGCTTTAGTTTTTCTTTAAGGGTTCATTGCATTTTGATTTCCTTAATTATTGAAATAATGTCTTGTTTCAGTTAAACACAACTGGGAGGTCATGGTAGAGGCAATTCAAAACTACATTGGTTCTTTAAACTGGGGATATCGAGTGTCCTTAAGAGAGAAGTCTGTGACATACCTCAATTCTTATGGAGAATTCATTGAACCACACAAAATTAAGGTATGTGCTGTGTTTAAAACATTTTGTTGCGGGGAGGAAAACACATGTTCTAAAATGACCTCTTAAAATCCCACAAGGAAGGGGCTTCATCTTGACATTGCCAGCTTCAGTCAACTGAAATTAAGAACTGATTTGTAAAATAAGTTAGTAATTCAAGTTATAATTGTACTTTAGTACATGCCACGGTGTTTGCAGCCTTAGTAATTGTTATGTAAGACTAATGTGGATATTCTGCGAACTTAAGTCTTGCTTAGATAGAGTAAGGTGATCTCAGTCAGTAACTTCATGACTGAGGTCAGCAGTCTGAGTCAGGAGGGGGAGGCAAAAAGAAAAGCTTCAACTGTATGATTTTGCTGCTTGGAAAATCTTCATACTAAAGCATAAAAAGCATTGAAATTAAATTCAGATTAAGCACTTGCATAACAGCACTGCTAGAACCTTATGCTGTATCAGCATAAGAATTAAACTGTCCGTTTTGCAAGACAAAACATGTGCTGCCAGTCTTGCTTTAAATTATCATATTGCAGCAGGGATAACTTAGAAGAACTGCGTATTCAAGACAACTGTTTGGTTCAGTGGGTGTAATTGTCTGTTTTCAATATGAGTTTATGGAGGCTGAACTACATGTGTTTCAAGAAACTCGCACTGAAACAATAGTAGTATACTCAATTTGCCTCATCTACCAGCTGTTCTGGCATCCAGGTATGCAGGTCAGCTACTTAAGTGTCCTTAGTCTATAAATGAAGTATAACTGAAACTTTGAGCAGGAGATTGGATGAGATGACCTCTTGAGAGCCCTTCCAACCAGAATTACTTGATGACTCGATCCAAAGGAAGTTTCCCTTCTTCTGTGTTGGGAAATAACTAAAGAGCAAGAATAAAGGCTGGATTTTGAGAGAGACACATGGGCAAAATGAAATTTCCCAAGACCAAGGTGCTCTAGATGTCAAATTAGTTTGAATTCATTTAAGGGGAGTGCTACGTAACTTTTAAAAGTTTGCCTTAAAACCTGTTCTTATGATAAAGActttttaaactgtgtttatatAAACAGGCAACTAACAGGAAAGGACAAGTAACCTATCACACAGCAGAGACTTTTGTCCTGGCAACAGGAGAAAGGCCTAGATATCTGGGTATCCCTGGAGATAAAGAATACTGCATTACAAGGTGAGATGAAAAGGTGCAATAGGCCGACTTTTATCTGCTGTAGTGTAACAAACCTGTGTTGAAAGAACCTTGTAACTtacacttcttttctttttagtgaTGACCTTTTCTCCCTCCCTTACTGCCCTGGCAAAACTCTGGTTGTCGGTGCTTCCTACGTGGCTCTAGAGTGTGCCGGATTTCTCGCTGGTCTGGGTCTAGATGTCACAGTGATGGTGCGTTCCATCCTCCTTCGGGGCTTTGACCAAGAAATGGCAGAAAAAGTAGGTGCTCACATGGAAACACATGGTGTAAAGTTCATCAAGAAGTTTGTACCTGTTCAGGCAAgtcctttctttgtttcttctctccTTGCAAAATTACTTTAAACAGCACATGCAGAATGTACGTGCTCTCTGGGAGGGCTTTGGGGTCTGTACAAGAGCAAATGTTTAATGAGATTAAGCTtcgttttttggtttggtttttttttttgctgctgaatGATAGATGAGTAGATCCAGGTTTGAAGTGACTGTGTAAGCGAGCTCTGCTTCTTAAGGTTTCTCTAAGCATTTAAATATGTATGCAGGTTGAACAACTGGAGGAAGGCATGCCAGGAAGACTCAAAGTGACAGCAAAGTCTACCGAGGGACCAGAAATCCATGAAGAAGAATATAACACTGTAAGCATTTCTTGATTTGAAATAATTGAATATAGCAGCACATGGAAAtgtattaaaatactttaaaagttaTTCAGGAGAAAGGTAAAGGGAAGTCTCGCTTGAAAAATTTGTTGACAGAAATTActggcagaaaaaaatacatgaaaattcaATATTCATCTTCAGTTGAGCCCTGTCAGCAGAATGGGTGAAACTTTACATGCCTGGAATTTAGTTCATGTGAACAGTGTTTTTTGCTTCGATTTTTTGTTCTGATATTaatattttgctgtttgtttggatCTCTGAAATAAGTTGCACATGAAGGAGCCTGAACTGTTGGTGGCTCTTTCAAAAAAAGTCACTTCAATTGCATGCTTCaccattttttcagaaaaaaaaacccaacggaAGTGTTATGCTGCTTGTGCTTTCCTCACATAAAATTACTGCatttaattttggatttttttaggttttgataGCTGTTGGTCGTGATGCATGTACCAGAAATATTGGCTTAGATACAATCGGTGTCAAAATCAATGAGAAGTGAGTATTGCTCAACTCCCTTCGACCATGGAATGTGATgagttttttttaacctctttaaCAATACCTAATTatactattctttttttttttttttaaatcataactTTCATACCTGGCAATTATGTGAAGCTCTACTCAAATCCAGCACAGAATAGGTTTTAAAGTTGTCCATTAACTTTAATATGTACTTCTTAAAAGAACTGTTCTGAATTATACCTTCATGTTGGCCACTGTGCTTAAGGAATAGATTTAATATATTCACCTAATTTGCTTAGAAACTGCAGTTTAATATTgttaaattaaatgttttattcAGCTCCCGTGGCAAGTTAATCTAGGAATTTAAAGAGGCAGCAAACTACTCACTTCTTACACATTTAACTTGTTCTTGTTTTTCCCTGGTGTCAGTGCAGAACTGGTGCAAAGGAAAAGGCAGGATTATGTTGTTCAAAAGAAAGCTGCTGCAAcctgattttcatttttctaacaACTTAGCAAGCCAACTTACTTAAACGTGTGAGTGATATCGCAACTCTTTTTCCCCATAAGGGAAAATGCACATTGCAAGctgtataataataaaataaaagctcaTAAGTCTAAAGATGTCTGAGTAACTTCATTGTGATCAAACACGTACTGTTGCTCAGGTCAAATCTGGCCCACTGAATAACGACTTCAGCCACAAATCAGAGTTTGATGCTCTGAAGAGCTTGCAGGTGAAGTAGAAAAGGCATAAGCATATTTAATAAAACGTGCTCGTGGTTAGAATTACATCTTTGTAGCAGAACTTCTCCCCTCTCTTTTTTGCTGAGCTCTGAGGAAGGTTATGGTACTGAACTCTCTtctctattttctgtttgttttaaaggaatGGGAAAGTACCTGTAAATGATGAAGAGCAAACCAATGTGCCTTACGTTTATGCTATCGGGGATATATTGGAAGGAAAGCTTGAACTTACTCCAGTTGCTATTCAAGCAGGGAAGCTGCTAGCCCGCAGGCTTTATGGTGGTAGTTCCACAAAGGTAAAGCTATAAGAACACAATTTCAGCTTATTTCTATGTTTTTTGCCTCAAAATTGCAATAGCAATACTGTATATAAATTATATAGTCTAAATAtaaattttgttttttatttttagtgtgACTATATCAATGTACCAACGACAGTGTTTACTCCTTTAGAATATGGCTGCTGTGGATTACCTGAAGAAAAAGCCATAGAAGAGTATGGAAAGCAAAACCTGGAGGTGAGAGCACTCAGGACTTGTTCAACTTGTatcttgaaaatgttttttcttggcTTTGCCACTTTGCTCTCAAAGCATAGTGTTAAAACGAGATTACAAGGTTAACTGGGCAGGTCTTTGATTGTGGAAGTGCTGTCATCTGCTTAACAGGGTATTGGACTCCCACAAATCTTCAGGAGGCCAAACTCAGGTTGCAGAACTGTAGGTGTTTGTTGTCATGAATTAAAAGACTTATTACTGAAGTATATCAAACTCCTGCGGTGAACTGTCTATTTTCTGCTTATTCATTGTACTTGAATTCGAAATGAATTTCCTCCTGACCTTTTCTTGCGGCTGTAGGAGTGTCAGGCATCACTTCCCTGTTTTATGGTAATTTCTGGCTTCTGCACTTCTCTAAAGGGTTTCATTAAAGCTGTTTGCATGCGTTGTGTTTAACTCCCTGCATCTTTCACACACACTGGGCATTTAGCTTCTGCATTTAAATGTTTTGCAGAGTAGGTTTAAATGAAAAGTAGCGATCAGTTTTGTACTACTGAAGCATGTCTCTTTCTGAAAATATGATCTTAAAGGCTGTTTCTTATAGTTGTTGCTGTTTTAATCAAGGATTTAAATCAGGGATGTGTGGTTTGAGTCAAGTCTTGCTCTACTGACTTTTGGAGGATGgactgcttgggctggggagAGCAAAAGTCACAGTCTTGTTGAGTGTATGTTACAAAAATGTAGTGACTTAAAGGTCAAACCACCTATTTGTAAAGACATTAAGATTTTAATTGTGTCTGATTCAATCAAATTCTGATGCTTTTTTTCTTGTCATCCTCCCAGGTTTATCACAGTTTGTTCTGGCCACTTGAATGGACAGTACCAGGCAGAGATAACAATACTTGTTATGCAAAGATCATCTGCAATAAACGTGACAATGTAAGTAGCAAGCTGGAATGGATATGCTGCGTTTATTCTTGGAATTTCTTTTTAGACCAGCCAGAAGAGTAGTACCTTTTATTTGGCCTGCCTGCGGCCAGCTTTACCCGTTCTGTGAACAGAAGTAGATGTTTTAAGAGGTCTAATCAATTTGGAGAGAGCtgactgttttgttttgatatAACAGCTGTCTGAGCAAGTGGTACCTTTATACATTATGAAACATCATCCTGAGTTCAAATTTAAGGACAGATTTGTGAAGGAATTTGCTGAGGTTTTtcttccaggtgggttttgagtagCTGTACTACCTGGTGTCTTGCTTTAGGTTTTTGGACCTTGAGGTTTTTACCCTTTGCAGTGTGCAGAGTTTTCCATGTTTAGTAGAAACTCTTTTCAGCCCACCTAACCTTTTCTTGAAGACTACAGAAAGGCtcaaatttctgcttttattgGAGCCttactggggaggaaaaaaagcaactaACACTATGGAAGGAGGGACTTTATTTAAATTTCTAGGTGAAAGtgatttttcctaggatgctgggGAAGAATGTAAGGTAAATAGGGATTTAAATCACTGGTATTATGAGGAATTTGTATGCTATCTTGCAAATGATGGCCAGACCTGGGCTAGGACATCTGAAAGTATGGGAACATCcttggaaaatgttttaaaatgttcttttactCCTCTTGGTAAAGCAATTAATGAAACAAATTGAAACAAATCACACTGCTGTCTTAGgagtagttattttttttttaaaagactctgCTATTGACTTGTTTGTGTAACATAAAATTTTAGTGTAGTGGGAGTTACATACTAGAGCTTTTGGTAAACTTTACCTAGTACCAATTTCTGCTTTTTCTCACCTGTCTTAAAGAATCGCGTGATAGGATTTCATGTTCTTGGACCTAATGCTGGTGAAGTTACCCAGGGTTTTGCTGCTGCAATAAAATGTGGTCTCACCAAAGAATTACTTGATGAAACAATTGGTATCCATCCAACTTGCGGAGAGGTAAGGAGGGGACAACTTGATTTAAAACCTGCTTTTTTTACTTAGATGCAGGGAAAGAATGCTACATTGTATTGCATGGGATATATTTAGTATTTGTTTAATTTCTAACTAGAAGATATGTAATAGAAAATGTGTTAATTGTGTGCTGCAACTTATTTTCCATTGTAACAGTTCAGAGAAATCCAGTGTTGTTACTttacaagaagaaagcaatagcTACGTGGATGAAAATACAGAGCAAGAGTAAATGAGCTGTTGTTTTGGTGTCTTTACAGGTGTTCACTACAATGGATGTTACAAAAGCTTCGGGACAAGACATCAGTCAAAGGGGCTGCTGAGGTTAAACCTGCTGATTTACGTGTTTTCATGTTGTGCA from Patagioenas fasciata isolate bPatFas1 chromosome 10, bPatFas1.hap1, whole genome shotgun sequence includes the following:
- the TXNRD3 gene encoding thioredoxin reductase 3; translated protein: MPPPGQTPLPDWDGLKLRVRTLIASHRVMIFSKSYCPYCNKVKELFCSMRVEYYALELDVTDDGPSIQQVLAELTNQRTVPNVFVNGIHIGGCDATYKAYQDGSLQKLLGDSKDVEPYDYDLIIIGGGSGGLACSKEAATLGKKVMVLDYVVPTPLGTSWGLGGTCVNVGCIPKKLMHQAALLGQALQDSRKYGWQYEEQVKHNWEVMVEAIQNYIGSLNWGYRVSLREKSVTYLNSYGEFIEPHKIKATNRKGQVTYHTAETFVLATGERPRYLGIPGDKEYCITSDDLFSLPYCPGKTLVVGASYVALECAGFLAGLGLDVTVMVRSILLRGFDQEMAEKVGAHMETHGVKFIKKFVPVQVEQLEEGMPGRLKVTAKSTEGPEIHEEEYNTVLIAVGRDACTRNIGLDTIGVKINEKNGKVPVNDEEQTNVPYVYAIGDILEGKLELTPVAIQAGKLLARRLYGGSSTKCDYINVPTTVFTPLEYGCCGLPEEKAIEEYGKQNLEVYHSLFWPLEWTVPGRDNNTCYAKIICNKRDNNRVIGFHVLGPNAGEVTQGFAAAIKCGLTKELLDETIGIHPTCGEVFTTMDVTKASGQDISQRGC